The sequence ACGACAAGAAGCTGGCCCAGGCGTACCAGCGCCTGTCCACGCAGGCCGCGCCCGACCTGAACGTGCGCGAGGGACAGATGCGGCTGATGTTCCTCGGCTTCGAGCCGGGGACTCCGGATGGGGCGATGGGCTCGCACACGAAGGCGGCCCTGAAGAAGTTCCAGGCGCAGCAGCAGCTCCCCATCACCGCCGAGTTCGACGCGGCCACGATGGATGCGCTGAGGAAGCAGCAGGCCCTGCTGCCCCGGAGTGATGGCGTGACTGCTGTCGCGACTCCGCCGGTCGCGGTGCCGGTACTCACGGCGGCGCCTGCTGCCGCGCCCGCGCCGGCCCCTGCCGTCAGCGCGCCCGCGACAGCCCCTGCGCAGACAAGCTCTCCCGTCGCGCCCGCGACAGCACTGGCGCCGATGAGTGCCCCCGCAGCCTCCGCACCTGCGTTCGCGGCAAGCCCTCCCGCGTCGACGTCCGCAATCACGGTCTCCCCCGCGTCCGCGCCCCTCGCCGCTCCCGCCACACCGAGCACGGCCATCACCGCGCCGGCTGCCAGCGCCGCCGCGCCAGTCACGGCCATCACTGCGCCGGCCGCCAGCGCCGCCGCACCGGGCACGACCATCACCGCGCCGGCCTGGAGGCTCGCGCCTCGCGACAGCCCCGGCACCGCGGCCACGCTCGAGCCCCTGCCCTCCTTCGCCACGGTGCCCGTGCTGGAGCAGGCCCCGCCCCTTCCGGAGCCGCTGGGCACACAGCTCCGCGAGCGCCTCACACAGCCGCTCGACGCAGAAGTGCAGGCCGAGCTCTCACGCGTCCTCATCCTGCGCGGCAGGGTCGCACCGGAGCTCGGGACGCCGGCCATGGAGACGCTGGAGCTGTGCGTCACCGCGCTCCTCGCGGACAAGCCCAACCTGTCCTTCGCGACGAACACGCGCCAGCGCATCGCGGCCGAGCTCAAGGACCGCATCTACCCGCTGCGCCCGATGCCCATCCTTCGCTCCCCGTCTCCGGCCATGCAGGTGGTGCTCGGGCTGTTGCTGCACCTGGTGATCAGCCACACCGTCACCACCATCGTGGAACACTTCATCACCGACGAAGCGAAGACCCTCGGCATCCCCCTGCGCATGATCCTGCTGGCGGGCTCGTGCGGGGCCATCGGCGGGGCGGTGAGCCTGCTGATGCGGCTCGGGGACTTCGAGAAGCTGCGCGGCGCCAGTCGTCTCTCCATGGTGATGCAGGGCTTCTTCAAGCCGTTGGTCGGCTCGTACTGCGCCATCTTCGGCCTCGCACTGATGAAGTCCGGAGTGATTCCCCTGCAGACGGGCTCGCAGGACACGGCGCTCTTCCTCCACATGTCCGTGGCCTTCCTGCTCGGCTTCAGCGAGCGGCTCGCGCAGGACCTGTTCATCCGAGCGGGCGAGGGCCTCACCTCCGTGGGAACGAACCGCTCCTGAAGCACCGGTCCGGAGGGCCCCTCCCGCACGACGGAGGGGCCTGGGAGCCTCACGACCCGATGCTCCGCCCTAATTGCACTTCTTGCACTCGTTCTTCCAGCTCACGCGGAGGTCATCGTCGTCCTCGTAGCTGCAGTCGTTCGCGGCCTTCGCGCCCAGGCGCACGTGCTTCGGGACGTAGTCCTCGAAGATGATGCACACCTTGGCCTCCTTGTCCGGCCCCTGCACCTCGAAACGGTAGTCCGCGTCGAGCTCCTGGCACGGCCCGCCCTGCGTCTTGAGGCGGTCCGTCACCTCCTCCTTGCCGCGATGCTCCGTCTCGAGGAACACGCGGAAGTCCCTCACGCGGCAGTCGCCGAAGTCGATGAAGATGTGGGTGATGTTCTTGTCGCGCTCGATGGGGTCGAAGCAGATCTTCTTCCCGCATTGGCCCCAGTCCTCCTGCTCCATCTGGGTGGTGTAGCGGTCCACCGCGCGCTCGTCCGTGGATGCCTCCACCGGTGCGTCGCCGCCACAGCCCACGCCCAGCACGCCCGACATCACCGCCACCACAAGGCCTGCTTTCCACTGGCTCATCGGAACCTCGCTTCCCTGCCCGAAGGCAGCCCCCAAGGAGCGGCCATCGCTCCCGCGCGGCGCATCGAGCAACACATGTGCCGCATGCACGGATGTCGAGACCTGGAAGGCCCACTGGAACGAGAAGGCATGTCCCACCGACCGCGAGGCGAGACCAGCGCCGGATTCACGTCCGAGCCGGAGCGGACCATGCGCCCTCCCGGCGCCTCCGGTTCTCTCGATAAGGCAATGCGGGAAACAGCCTCGGGAAAAACCTCGCCGGGGCTGTGATGACTCGGAGGAGCTTCGACGACATGTGCCGCGCGTGTTATGGCGCGCGAGCATCCCGAGCCCGTCCGGTGGCCGGCGTACCGCGGGCGGAGATGCGTGGGAGCCGCGAGCGTTGTCATCCTCCGCCGTCGTCACCGAGAACGCATCACCGCACCACTGGGAGCGCTGGGGGCCGTGGCTGGGCGCGGGGCTCGGCTTCCTCTGGTTCCTCGCACTGGGCGGTGCGGCGGCGCTGGACCCGACGAACCTCGACTCCGTGGGCGGAGGCGACCACGCGCAGCACGTCCTCGGTTGGCTCCACTTCCGGAACGCGCCGTGGCGCTTCCCGCTCGGGAGCACGCCCTCGCTGCTGTACCCGCTGTCCGGCTCGGTGGCGTACACGGACTCGAATCCGTGGGTGTCGCTCCTGCTGAAGCCCTTCTCGCGCTGGCTGCCGCGAGACTTCCAGTTCATCGGTCCGTGGTTCGCGCTGTGCTGGGCGCTCCAGGGGTGGATGGGCGTGAAGCTCCTGGAGTGCCTCACGCCGGGGCTGTGGCGGCGCCTGCTGGGAGCGTCGCTGTTCATCATGTCGCCCGTGCTCATCCACCGCACCGGGCACGACACGCTGTGCGCGCACTGGCTGCTGCTGGGCATGCTGTGGCTCCACCTGCGCCCGCGAGCGGACACCCGGGCCGCATGGAGGGACGTGGGCGGGGCGCTCGCGCTCAACGTGCTCGCGGCGGGCGTGCACCCGTACCTCGTGGTGATGGTGTTCACCCTCACGGTGGCGCTGCTCTACACGCTGGTGGCGCGGGAGCGGCGCCTGTCCTGGCGCGCCGGAGGCATGGCGCTCGCGGGCGTGCTCGGCGCGGTGGGCCTCCTCTTCGTCGTCTTCGGCTACGTGGGCCAGCGCGCGGGCCTCGGTGGTCCCCCGAGCTTCGGCGACTTCGGCGCGGACGTGCTCACGCTCATCAACCCGCAGGGAATGTCGAAGCTGGTGCCGGACCTGCCCGTGGGGCCCGGACAGTACGAGGGCTTCGGCTACCTCGGCACGGGAGGGCTCGCGCTCGCCGGGGTGCTGCTCTTCAAGCCCTCACGTTGGTGGACGCGAGCGAGAGAGGAATTGCGGGCCCACAGGCCGCTGGTGCTCGCGGTGCTTGCCCTGGCGTTGCTGGCCATCTCCACCGTGGTGAGGGTGGCGGGCCAGAAGGTCCTCTCGATGCGAGGACTGACGCAGGCGCTGCTGCCGCTGCTGGCCCCCTTCCGGGCCTCGGGCCGGTTCATCTGGGTGCTCGACTACGCGCTGCTGACGGCAATCCTCGCGCTCGTCACGTGGCGCTGGAGGGAGCGTCCCCGCGTCGTCACGGGCCTCCTGCTGGGCGCGGCGCTCCTCCAATTCGTGGACACGGATGACCTGTGGTGGCGCGGCCGCTTCCATGGCGAACCCTGGCCGAGGTTGACGGCACCGCAGTGGGAGCAGGTGGACCCGTTCTACCGGCACGTCGTCCTGTACCCGCCGGCCATCCACGACTGGAAGGAGCCGTGTGCCGAGCAGTCGTTCCCGGAGAACGCCTACGTGCGCTTCGGAGACCTCGCGTACCGGAAGGGGATGACGACGAACAGCATGTACCTGGCGCGCTTCGACGCGGCGAAGCTGAAGGCCGTGTGCGAGGCCCTGCGCGCCGACGTGAGCGAAGGCCGCTTCGCGACGGACACGCTGTACGTGGTGGACGCGAAGGAGGTGGCGGCCTTCCAGCGTCCGGAAGCCGGGCTCACCTGCGGCGTGCTGGACGGGTATACCGTCTGCGTGGCGGCGAAGGAGGGACGCTTCCGAGAGGCCCTCATGAACAGGGAGAGCCCATGAACCGCAGGCTCGCGCTCCTCACGGCCGTGACGCTCGCGGGCTGCGCCAGCACCACCACCATCCGCGGCACGCCGTCGGGGGCCACCGTCTTCGTCGACAACCAGCGCGTGGACACCACGCCGTGCGAGTACTGCGCCACGGGCCACTCCGGGGCACCGCCTCCTCGCGGGCCGGTCCGATGCCGCGCGCACCGTGACGCCCTGAGCGCGCCCGTGCCAGAGTCGCCGCATGGCAACAGTCACTGAAATCGGTCCACGCGACGCCGCGCTCCAGGCCGCGTTCTGCGACTACGTGCCCCAGGTGTTCCGCCGCGCGGACTTCCGGCGCTGGCGCGAGTGGGGCGAGTGGGACGACGACTACCGCGCGTACTCGGTGTTCGAGGATGGCCGCGTGGTGGCCAACGCCTCGGTGATGCGGATGCGGCTGCGCCTGGACGGGCAGGAGGTACAGGCGTTCCAGTTCGGCGCGGTGGGATGCGTGCCCTCGCACCGGAGCCGGGGACTGGCACGCGTGGCGATGACGGCCGCGCTCGAGGCCTGTGGCGACACACCGGTGCTGCTGTTCGCCAACCCCACCGTGCGCCAGTTCTATCCGCGCTTCGGCTTCCAGCCATGGCTCCAGACGCTGTTCGCCGCCGACCACGAGGCCGTGCCGGAAGGCCCGCCTGCGCCCATGCTGGACCTGGGCGACGCGAAGATGCGGGCCCACTTCGCCATGCTCTCGCGAGAAGGCCTTCCCTCCACGGAGCGCTTCGGAGCCCGCGGCTACGCCACGGTGGCGAGCTGGACCGTGGCGAATGGCTTCGCGCGTCCCCTGCGCCAGCTCGGCCCGGACACGTGGGTGTCATCGAGCGTCGACGGCGACACGCTCTACCTCGACGACGTCTTCACCCTCGCGCCCTTCGACCTGCGCGCCAGCATTCCGCGCCTGATTGACCGTCCCATCCGGCACATCCGCTTCGGCTTCACCCCGGAGCGCTGGTGGCCCGGCGCGGTAGAGGCCGGAGAGGACACGGAGGCCGACCTCTTCGTGCGAGGCTTCACCCCGTCGCGCACCGCGCACCGCTTCCCCGTGCTGGCGCACACGTGATGCCGCTCGCCCGCCTCCACTCCAGGGAGCCGGGCACATCTCACTTGCCGCCCACAGGCATGGGACGAAAGAACAAGGCCATGAGCGCACCCGAGCCCCGGACGTTCGCCCGCGAGCGGGAGGAGATGGCCCGTCACACCATCCCCCAGCTCATCGACCTGCTGGAGAGCGAAGACCTGCGCACGCGCTTCCTCGCGGAGATGGTGCTGCGGGACGCGACGTCCACGTGACTCCACTTCCAGCCCGCGGGTCCGCGGGAGGAAAGAGCGCGCGCGGTGCAGGAGTGGCGAGACTGGTGGGCCGAGCACCGCCGCACCTTCAAGCGACGCTGGGGGCGCTCGGCCGGAGACAGCGAGGAATGACTCCGCTCGCGGCTACCCGCAGCCGACAGGCTCGTTGCAGGAGAAGGTCGCGGTGATGGAGTAACGGAAGCCGTCATCGCGGCTGGGGCCGATGGGCACACACCGGACGCTCTGGGTGAGGTTGCATGAGCCCGACGAACATCGCGATGCCATATAGGCGTTGAGGTGGCTGCGAGCCTGGGTCAACGCCGCGCCGCAGGTTGCTCCCTCGCCGTCCTGCACGGTGTTGTACTGCGTCGTCCCGCAGGTACAGAGCGAGGCTTCCCCGGTGCCGAGCGACTCCTGCTCGCCCGGCTCGAGGTCTCCCGCGTTACAGGCGCCCAGACCCAGGGCAGCCACCACCACGGCACTGCGCCACAGCCAGCTCGGTCGTCGGTTCATTCCGACAGCCTGGCCACAGTTGCAACGCTGTATCAAACCGCGCCATCCGTGGCGTAGCGGGCGCGGCCGCCGCGCCAGCTCCCGTCGACGAGCCGCTGGATGCGCTGCTCCAGCGGCGGGTGGGTGGAGAACAGGGCCAGCATGCCGCCGCCACGGATGCCGAAGGCGCGCATGTTGGACGGGAGCATGGCCGCCTCGCCGTGCTGCATCCGCAGCCGGTTCAGGGCTCGCGCCATCGCGCCCGCGTCCACCAGCGTGGCGCCGCCGTCGTCCGCGCGGAACTCGCGCCGCCGGCTGTACCACGCGACGATGAGGCTGGCGCCGATGCCGAGCACCAGCTGCATCACCAGGCTGGTGAAGAAGTACGCGGGGCCAGTGCCACCGCGCTCCTCGCCGTCCTCGGAGCGGTTGAGGAATCGGTCCACAAGGAAGCCCACCACGCGGCTGACGAAGATGACGAAGGTGTTGAGCACGCCCTGCAGGAGGGTGAGTGTCACCATGTCACCGTTGGCGATGTGAGCCACCTCATGGCCGAGCACGGCCTCCACCTCGTCGCGCCGCATGTTGTGGAGCAGGCCGGTGGACACGGCGACCAGCGCGCTGTCGCGCCGGGCACCCGTGGCGAAGGCGTTCATGTCCGGGCTGTCATAGACGGCCACCTCGGGCATGCCGATGCCCGCGTCATGCGCGAGGCGTTGAACGGTATGCACGAGCCACGACTCGGCCTCGGTGCGAGGCGAGTCGATGACGCGGGCGCCGGTGCTCCACTTCGCCATCGTCTTGGAGAGGAGCAGCGAGATGATGGAGCCGCCGAAGCCCATCACGGCCGACATGATGAGCAGCGCGGTCAGGTTCAGCCCCGAGCCCTGACGGGCCAGGAAGCTGTCCACCCCGAACAGCCGTCCGACGATGGCGAGCATCGCCACCACCGCGAGGTTGGTCAGGATGAACAGCGCGATGCGACCGACGAAACTTCGCTTCATGACCCTCACCCCGGAAGAACTTCGTTGACCCCAACATTCAGCAGCGCGACGCGGATGCAAGTCGTCGCGGCCGTGAACTGTCGCGGCAGACAAGGAACAGCGCCGGAGTCGGGGCCTTCCAGAGATTGTTCCTTCGTCGAAGTGAGGTTTTCTCTATGGCTGCGGGGGTTGCGCGGCGTTATCCGTCACGGTGTTTCACGTAGGGCAGCTCCAGGCCGTGCGCGCGAAGCGTCTCCTCGTAGACAGTGGATTGGTGGCCTCACGCGGCTGACGCCGTGAGCCGCTCACCGAGCAACCGGACGTAGCGGGCCCGGCTGATGTTTCGGCCGGTGATGACGATGGCGATGTTGCGGAAGCCTTCCGGTGGATGGCGCAGCAGTGCGGCGACAGGAGCGGCACCGGAAGGCTCGACGACGAGCTGATGCTCCTCGAGCAGCCATGCCATCGCATCCTGGATGTCCGCCTCGGACACGAGCAGCACGCGGTCCACGTACTCGCGAGCCAGCGGCAGCGTGAGCGTGTCCGGCTCGGGCTGCGCGCCGAGGCCGTCTGCGATGCTCGGACGTGCATCCACGGGAACCGGCCTTCCGTGGCGCATCCACTCCGAGAGCACCGGGCTGACCTCGGGCTGCACGCCCCAGAGCTGCATGCGCGGGTTGCGCGCCTTCATCGCCACGCCCATGCCGCTGATGAGGCCGCCTCCGCCGATGCCCACCACCACGAGGTCCACCTCGGGCAGGTCATCGAGCACTTCGAGCCCCACGGTGCCTCCACCCGCGATGATGTCCGGGTCGTTGTAGGCGGAGACGAAGAGGCGCCCGTGCTCGCGAGCGTAGGCCCTGGCCGCCTCGCGCGCTGCGGGCACGGAGTCGTGGAAGTGAAGCCGCGCACCCTCGCCGCGCATGACCTCCACCTTGCGAGCATCGGCGGAGTGCGGAAGGAACAGCTCCACCGAGACGCCGAGCCGCCGTCCCGCATGAGCGAGGCCGATGCCGTGTCCTCCGGCGGTAGAGGCCACCGCGCCGCGAGCTCGCGTCTCCGCGTCCACGGACAGCAGCTTGTTGAACGAGATGCGCGGCTTGAAGCTGCCCGTCACCTGGAGGCACTCCAGCTTGAGGAAGACGCGGCCGCCCATGCGCGCGGAGAGCGCAGCGGAAGGCTCCAGCGGCGTGTGGCGGATGTACGGAGCAATGCGCTCGCGCGCCTGGAGGATGGACTGGGGCGAGACGGCTCGAAGCTCGGATGACACGTGGACTCCTATCCGCGGTGCGGTGATGGGCCACCGGCGCGCGCCTCATGGATGTGCCAGCCGAGGTGCCCGAGCGGAATACGCACGAGCGCGGGGACAGACATGCACAAATGCAGGGGTGCTCTCGCGGAAGCCGCGAGCGCGGAGCCTGCATATACGAGGCAGGGCGTGCTCCAGCGGAAGGCGCGGGAATGAGGTCACGGGCATGCGAGAATGCATCCGTGGACTGGAATGACCTGCGCTACCTGCTCGCCGTGCACGAAGGCGGCTCACTCGCGTCCGCGGCGCGCAAGCTGCGCGTGGACGCGGCGACGGTAGGCCGTCGGCTCACGGCGCTGGAGCGTTCGGTGGGCGTGCGCCTGCTGGAGAAGGCCCCGGGAGGCATGCGCCTGACAGCAGCAGGCGAGCAGGCAGTCGAAGCCGCCCGGCGCATCGACGACACGGCGACCACTCTGGAGCGCCAGCTCGCCGGAGCGGATGTCCAGGTGTCCGGCCACATCCGAATCACCGCACCGGAGACAGTGGTGAGCCACGTGCTCGCGCCCCACCTGCCCGCCTGGCGCGAGCGTCACCCCGCGCTGCAACTGGAGCTGCTGGCCGCCACACAGGTGCTCAACCTCTCGCGCCGGGAAGCAGACCTCGCGGTGCGACTCTTCCGCCCCCAAGAGCCCACGCTCACCGTGCGCAAGCTCGGAGACATCTCCTTCGCACTCTACGGCTCGAAGGCCTACGTGCGCCGGCACGGCCGACCGAAGCTGGAGGCCCTGCGCGAGCACGTCCTGCTCGGCTACGACGACTCACTGGCGCAGACGGCGGAGAAGCAGTGGCTGGAGCGCTCGGGAGAGGGAGCCCTCTTCGCCCTGCGCAGCAACAGCCGTTACGTGCTGATGGAAGCAACCCGAAAGGGATTGGGCCTTACGGTGCTCCCCTGCTACCTGGCGGACGGAGTGCCGGACCTCGTCAGGCTGTCCCCCGTGGACGCCGTCCCTACGCGCGAGGCCTGGCTCGCCGTACATCCCGACCTCCAGCATGCTTCACGAGTGAGGGCAGCCATCGAGCTGCTGGTCGAGTCCTTCCAGCAAGAAGCGCCCCGGCTGCGCGGTGAGCGGACATGAAGTCCCGGAGCACCGACGATGTATGAGCCAATCAAGAAGGGCGAGCTGCTGGTCCTGTCCCGAGTCCCCGGCTTCGAGGACGAGCTCCACGGCATCGAGCTCCGGCTCAAGCCGTCAGGCCACGCCACGCACGTACACTCATGGCTCGTGTCCGGCGCGGGCCGGGTCTCCGAGAAGAAGAAGCACGTCTTCAACCCGTCCGTCATGCGGAGGATTTCGAGCCTCGTCGAAGGGCTCCCGCCCCAGGGCCCCGCTCGTCGAACCATCGACGACTTCGCCTCATGGGGGCTCGAGTTCTGGAGCGGAGGGGAGATACGCACCCTCCGCGTCCACGACGTGTTCATCGAAGCGCGCTGGCAGCACTTCGAGAAGTTCTACGGCACGGACCCCTATCCCGGCATGCAACAACTCCGCGCCCTCTGGGCCCTGCTGAACTTCCCGTTCAAATGGGGGCCGTAGGCAGCCGCTACGGGCTCCCCTGCCGCTTCACGAACGTCACCACGCCCGACGCGCTGATGCGCACGTACGGCCAGCCATCGGCCGCGGCGAAGCGGTCGCAGGACTGCAAGCGGGTTTCGTTCGGATAGAAGAGGGACGTGAGGGCGACGAAGAACTGCCCCTGGGAGCCAGTGGTATAGGCCCGGTAGTCGGCGATGCGGATGACCGTCTCGGTGGACCTCTCGGTGTAGACGTACGCCCCCGGGTCGAGGGTGTTCACGACGTCATCGGCGAGCGACATCCAGGTCCCAGGCGAGGACTCCATCCACATCTTCTGCTCGGCGGTACTTCCCAGCCGGGTGGCGGCCACCTTCCAGCAGGTGCCTGTGTTGGACACGCTGTCGGCGACGGTGAACGTCTCGTAGGGAACCGGAGCGCTGGCACCCGGTGGGGTGAAGGTCGGGTAGAGGGGAGTGCCCGTGGGGCTGTGCGCGTTCAGGTCGACGAGGTAGCGCGCGAAGAACGGGCCATACACGCTGCCCGCCATGGCGCTGGACGCGGCGGCGAACAGGACGAGGGCAGACAGCTTCAGAAAGGATTTCACGGTGGGCTCCTTGAGAAGGGAGATGCCCACCAATCTATTGCACCACCCTGACTCCACTCGCGGTTGTCACATCGTGTATGCCCATGCGCCGCGCGGTGACACGCTGCATGAACGCGAGCACCCGCCGCCACGCATCCGCCGAGGCCTCACCGAAGTCCCGCTGCTTCACGTCGAAGAAGCTGTGCGGCGCACCCGGGTACGTCACGACCTCGTGGTCCACTCCCGCCGTCTTCAGTGCTGCTTCGAAGGCAGCAACATCAGACGCGGGGATGCCCGGGTCATCACCCGCCATCAACGCCAGCACCGGAGCCGCGAGGTCCGCCGCGCGCTGAGTGGGCCCCGGAGCACCGTCCCGTCCCGCCGAGGGCCAACAGTAGAAGCCAATCACGCCAGCCAGCGCATACCCCTGCGCCGCGGCCAGAATCGACACTCGCCCTCCGAGACAGAAACCCACGGTGATGAGCGACGGACACGCGCCACCCTCGGGAGAGCGCAGGTAACCGACAGCGGCGCTCACGTCGGTCCACAGCCCGCGCGGAGTGAGGCGAGCCATGTGTTCCTGGTAGGGGAAGTCATCGCCCCGCTCGCCAGTCCCAGCGGTGCGTCCGTAGTAGTCGAGCACCAGCGCGGTGTGCCCCTGCTCCGCGAAGCGCAGGCCCAATTCCGTGTAGAA comes from Pyxidicoccus parkwaysis and encodes:
- a CDS encoding N-acetylmuramidase domain-containing protein encodes the protein MSVHAVELWTVLQVETRGCGYFADRRPIILFERHIFSKRTKGRFDAQAPDISNPKAGGYAGGVAEYERLEKAMALDSSAALSSASWGLGQVMGFHAADLGYGTVEQFVERMMASEDEQFGALAAFIEKNGLVKALTNHDWASFAKSYNGPAYEKNQYDKKLAQAYQRLSTQAAPDLNVREGQMRLMFLGFEPGTPDGAMGSHTKAALKKFQAQQQLPITAEFDAATMDALRKQQALLPRSDGVTAVATPPVAVPVLTAAPAAAPAPAPAVSAPATAPAQTSSPVAPATALAPMSAPAASAPAFAASPPASTSAITVSPASAPLAAPATPSTAITAPAASAAAPVTAITAPAASAAAPGTTITAPAWRLAPRDSPGTAATLEPLPSFATVPVLEQAPPLPEPLGTQLRERLTQPLDAEVQAELSRVLILRGRVAPELGTPAMETLELCVTALLADKPNLSFATNTRQRIAAELKDRIYPLRPMPILRSPSPAMQVVLGLLLHLVISHTVTTIVEHFITDEAKTLGIPLRMILLAGSCGAIGGAVSLLMRLGDFEKLRGASRLSMVMQGFFKPLVGSYCAIFGLALMKSGVIPLQTGSQDTALFLHMSVAFLLGFSERLAQDLFIRAGEGLTSVGTNRS
- a CDS encoding DUF6311 domain-containing protein, whose product is MSSSAVVTENASPHHWERWGPWLGAGLGFLWFLALGGAAALDPTNLDSVGGGDHAQHVLGWLHFRNAPWRFPLGSTPSLLYPLSGSVAYTDSNPWVSLLLKPFSRWLPRDFQFIGPWFALCWALQGWMGVKLLECLTPGLWRRLLGASLFIMSPVLIHRTGHDTLCAHWLLLGMLWLHLRPRADTRAAWRDVGGALALNVLAAGVHPYLVVMVFTLTVALLYTLVARERRLSWRAGGMALAGVLGAVGLLFVVFGYVGQRAGLGGPPSFGDFGADVLTLINPQGMSKLVPDLPVGPGQYEGFGYLGTGGLALAGVLLFKPSRWWTRAREELRAHRPLVLAVLALALLAISTVVRVAGQKVLSMRGLTQALLPLLAPFRASGRFIWVLDYALLTAILALVTWRWRERPRVVTGLLLGAALLQFVDTDDLWWRGRFHGEPWPRLTAPQWEQVDPFYRHVVLYPPAIHDWKEPCAEQSFPENAYVRFGDLAYRKGMTTNSMYLARFDAAKLKAVCEALRADVSEGRFATDTLYVVDAKEVAAFQRPEAGLTCGVLDGYTVCVAAKEGRFREALMNRESP
- a CDS encoding GNAT family N-acetyltransferase is translated as MATVTEIGPRDAALQAAFCDYVPQVFRRADFRRWREWGEWDDDYRAYSVFEDGRVVANASVMRMRLRLDGQEVQAFQFGAVGCVPSHRSRGLARVAMTAALEACGDTPVLLFANPTVRQFYPRFGFQPWLQTLFAADHEAVPEGPPAPMLDLGDAKMRAHFAMLSREGLPSTERFGARGYATVASWTVANGFARPLRQLGPDTWVSSSVDGDTLYLDDVFTLAPFDLRASIPRLIDRPIRHIRFGFTPERWWPGAVEAGEDTEADLFVRGFTPSRTAHRFPVLAHT
- the htpX gene encoding protease HtpX; the protein is MKRSFVGRIALFILTNLAVVAMLAIVGRLFGVDSFLARQGSGLNLTALLIMSAVMGFGGSIISLLLSKTMAKWSTGARVIDSPRTEAESWLVHTVQRLAHDAGIGMPEVAVYDSPDMNAFATGARRDSALVAVSTGLLHNMRRDEVEAVLGHEVAHIANGDMVTLTLLQGVLNTFVIFVSRVVGFLVDRFLNRSEDGEERGGTGPAYFFTSLVMQLVLGIGASLIVAWYSRRREFRADDGGATLVDAGAMARALNRLRMQHGEAAMLPSNMRAFGIRGGGMLALFSTHPPLEQRIQRLVDGSWRGGRARYATDGAV
- a CDS encoding threonine ammonia-lyase, whose product is MSSELRAVSPQSILQARERIAPYIRHTPLEPSAALSARMGGRVFLKLECLQVTGSFKPRISFNKLLSVDAETRARGAVASTAGGHGIGLAHAGRRLGVSVELFLPHSADARKVEVMRGEGARLHFHDSVPAAREAARAYAREHGRLFVSAYNDPDIIAGGGTVGLEVLDDLPEVDLVVVGIGGGGLISGMGVAMKARNPRMQLWGVQPEVSPVLSEWMRHGRPVPVDARPSIADGLGAQPEPDTLTLPLAREYVDRVLLVSEADIQDAMAWLLEEHQLVVEPSGAAPVAALLRHPPEGFRNIAIVITGRNISRARYVRLLGERLTASAA
- a CDS encoding LysR family transcriptional regulator, translated to MDWNDLRYLLAVHEGGSLASAARKLRVDAATVGRRLTALERSVGVRLLEKAPGGMRLTAAGEQAVEAARRIDDTATTLERQLAGADVQVSGHIRITAPETVVSHVLAPHLPAWRERHPALQLELLAATQVLNLSRREADLAVRLFRPQEPTLTVRKLGDISFALYGSKAYVRRHGRPKLEALREHVLLGYDDSLAQTAEKQWLERSGEGALFALRSNSRYVLMEATRKGLGLTVLPCYLADGVPDLVRLSPVDAVPTREAWLAVHPDLQHASRVRAAIELLVESFQQEAPRLRGERT
- a CDS encoding dienelactone hydrolase family protein, which encodes MCFDADSTPPIARDPSVAVTSRRLTLTAADGNTFSAFLATPERASGVGVVILPDVRGLHRFYTELGLRFAEQGHTALVLDYYGRTAGTGERGDDFPYQEHMARLTPRGLWTDVSAAVGYLRSPEGGACPSLITVGFCLGGRVSILAAAQGYALAGVIGFYCWPSAGRDGAPGPTQRAADLAAPVLALMAGDDPGIPASDVAAFEAALKTAGVDHEVVTYPGAPHSFFDVKQRDFGEASADAWRRVLAFMQRVTARRMGIHDVTTASGVRVVQ